GGCGACGTCACACGCACGCGCCGTGGTGTGCCTCAGCGATCACAAGACAGATTATCCCTCGTATGCGCGGGCGGTGAGACTCGGCCGACCCTCTGGTGACGCCACCGTCTACGAGCTGTTCGGCTGGCTCATGGCCGCAGACGCCGCCACCGGTGACGGCAGCGACGCGGAACCCCTGCTACGAGCTGGGGAAGCGCCAGTGCACGCAGACGATCCGGAAGATCGAATCCAGGTCGGCGCAAGAATTACCTCTTGGCGGCGTGCCGGCACGCGCCTGCGGCGTGCTCACGTCGCGGGAGGAGCAGTACGGCGCGCGCCCTTCGACCGGCGCCGCGACGGTTCCCGGCTCGCGCCCAAGCGCAGGGTGAGATCATCTCGCCCGATGCCCCTGCATCCCGTACTCGACCCCGGCATCGTGTGGGTGCGACGCGACTGCATCCGCTGGGGCGACCGCGGCCCGTACCACTGGACGGCCGAATGCATCGACGGACGGGCGCTGGTCGAGCTCGATCGCCGCGAAGCAGAGGCGATGCGGAACCTGCGTCCCTGCAAGCTGTGCATGTCGCGAGCCCGCAAGCTCAGGGGCCGGGCAGCCCAGGCGCGGTGCCTGCCCCGGTCGTAGCCGGCGTCATCTCGGCGAACCGCTGCGCGTCGGCGGCGGCCATCGTGCGGCATGTCGCGGGCCCGGCCCGCCAGAGGATCTGGTGGGCGTACCCGGGATCCGGCATCTCGAGCCCGATCACACACCACCTGAGGCCCGGCTGGCCGAGGAAGGCGACGCGGCAGTCGTAGGGGCTGAAGCCGATCCCGCTGCCCGTGAGCAGCGTCGGCACGCCCGGCGGCCGCCGGAACCGCGCCGATGACGCGACGCAGCGGGCGTCGTCGACCCCCGTGACCGACGTCCGCAGCCAGTCCTCGGCCGCACCGGCCGAGCCGACCGGTTGCTGCCCGGCGCCCATGACGCCGCCCGCGCCGACCGGATGCTGGCCCTCGCCGAAGAGCCCGAGGTCGGCGCGGTACTGCCAGCCGCTCGCAATCAGGACGGCGACGAGCACGACCAGAAACGAAAGCGGACGCATGCTTCGAGTGTCCACGTCCCCGCGCCGAGATCAACACGCTGCGCAGTGGTGAACGCCTGGTGGCGGCCCGGTGACCATGTGGTGGGCTCGGGCGGGGCGATGTCCCGCCGACAGCGCGGCCCGGCGCTGAGGATCGGATGCGTCTTACCACCATGCTCGTGCTGGCCACGGTCGCCGTCGCGACGTTCGCGCCGGCCGCCTCGGCTGCCACCACCGTCCCGCCGGACCGGGACCAGGCCGGTCCCGACCCGTCGGCGACCCAGCAGTTCACGTTCGCGGGCGGCCGCATCGCTCGTTCGCGCCGATCCGGGGCACGGTCGCCTCGGGCGGCGTCTGGTGCTTCCGCCGCGCGCAGAGCGTGAGCGTGCTCACCTGCACCGACATCTACGCCCCCAACGACGTGTGGTCGGTCAGCGGCCTCGTCGACGGGTCGTCGTGGCGCCCGCTCCAGTGCACCGTCGCACCTGACGGCGCCGGCGTCCACGGCGCCGGCGCACGCGACTTCGTGCCTGCGTGCTCCACCGCGTTTCAGTGGTGGCCCAGCAACGCGGAGATCCGCACCGAGGTCGTCACCCAGTTCACGAATGCGCGGGACCAGTCGTTCCAGACGGTCGACTACTCCCAGCCCGTGACGTTCACCTTCCCGGCCTGCTCGGGTGGCGGAACGTACGGCGGCCCGGTCTGAGCTGATCCCGGCCAGCCGGCCGGACGCGGTGGGCGGGCGACCTCGCCCGCCGCGTCAGGCCGAGGCCTCGGCCTCGACCCGCTCGAGCGCCGCCTCGGCCTGGCGGGCGAACCCGGCCGCCTCCCGCTCCTTGCTGTCGGCGAGCGCCCGCCGCAGGAGCGCCTTCGCGGCATGGCGCTCCCCGGCCGCCTCGTACCCGGCGGCGGCGTCGAGGCGGGCGTGGAACTCGATGCCCGGGTAGTCGATGTCGGCCAGGATCGCGACGATCTCGTCGGCGAGCGTCCGCGCCTCGGCGGGCCGGCCCTGCGCGGCGTAGACGCGGGCGGCGGCGCCGCGCCAGAGGAGCGCCGACCAACGGTCCGAGGGCGATGTCAGCGCCCGCGCCTCGGCACTCCGGCGTGCCGCCTCGTCGACATGTCCTGCCAGCGCGAGCGCGCGGGCCAGCTGCCCGATGACGGACGAGGCCGAGCCGACGTCGCCGATCTCGCCCGCACTGGTGGCCGCGCCGGCCAGCGGCTCGATGGCAGCATCCGGGCGTCCCGCGTCGAGGAGCGCTGCGCCCTTGATCCATTCGGAGATGTATGCCTTGAACCCGAGCTCCTGCGCGATCGCGACCAGATCCGCGACGGTCGCGACAGCGGCGTCCGTCTCACCACGCTGGGCGAGCAGGACCGCCGCGTCCGCCAGGTAGTCGGCGCGGATCGTCCGCCCGAACCCCGACGCGGTACCCTCGCCCTCTCGCAGGAGGTCAGGGATCCGGCCGCGTCCCCGAAGCAGGAACATGACGCCGGCCACCGCACCGAACGCCTCCAGCCAGGGCGAGGCCGCCCGCCGTCCCAGGTCGAGCGTCCGTCCGGCGGCGGCTCGCGCCGTGGCGCAGCGAAGGAGCGTGTTCCCCTCCCAGATCGACGTGATGTACCAGAGCCGGGCGGCCTCGCCGAGGCGGCCGGCCCGCTCGCTCTCCTCCGCGCCGGCGCGTGCGTCGTCGAGCGCCGCCTGTTCCTCTCCGACGCCGATCTCCGTGCCGGTCGAGAGCTCGATCATCCGCCCGAGCGACTCGCAGACAAGCTGCGCCGGCCGGTCACCGCTGCCGCCTGCGGCGGCGCGGGAGGCGGCCGACATCGCGACGGCTGCGTCGATGTAGCCGGCGTTGAGCATCCACCCCGCACAGTCCGCGATGGCGATCGAACGGCCGGGATCATCGGCGGGGAGGAGCCCGGCGACCCGGCGCAGCAGGCCCGCGGCCTGAGCGAAGTCTCCCTGCGCGGCGGTGCGGTCGGCGACGCGCCGGTAGAGGGTCGCCGAGCGCCGTGCCAGGGCGCGCGTCTCCGCGCCGACGTCGCCGATCTCGACCCGATAGCGGGCAGCCTCGGAGAGATGGTGCCCGAGCAGCTCCTCGTACTCGCTCACGCGTTCGCCCGCGAGCGCCTCCAGCCACCCGGCGAACGCCTCGTGCCAGCGCGCCCGGACTTCCTTCGCCACTCGCTCGTAGGCGGCCTCGCGGATCAGGATGTGACGGAAGCGATAGGCGTCCTGGCCGGGCAGGGCCGCCTGATCGGCGCGGAAGAGCTGTTTGCGCGCCAGCGTCCGGACGGTCGGCAGGAGCTCGTCCCGGGACGCGCCGAGCGCCGTCAGCGCCCCCACGTGGAACACCTGCCCCTCGATCGACGCCCGCTCGACGACGCCGCGTTCGGCGCTCGAGAGCCGGTCGAGCCGCGCCGTGAGCAGCGCCTGGATGGTCGGCGGGAGCTCGACCCGGTCGATCGCGCCGGCGACCTCGACGCCGCCGTCGACGCGCTGGAGATGGCCGTCGTCGAGCAGCACGCCGACGAGCTCCTCGACGAACAGCGGGTTGCCCTCGGCCGCCCGGACGATCCGGTCGGCGACGTCCTCCGGGACATCGCTGCCCAGGAGTGCGCGCACCAGGGCATCGCCATCGGTTTCGGAGAGCGGCTCCAGCAGCAGCGTGGTCGCGTTCAGTTTCCCTCCCGACCAGTCCGGGCGCGCATCGAGGAGCTCGGGCCGGGCGATGCAGAGGACCAGCACGGGCGCGTCCGGCAGCCACTGGGCGAGGTCGTCGATCAGGTCGAGCAGCGGCGGCTCGGCCCAGTGGATGTCGTCGAACGTGACGACCAGGGGTCGCCGTGCGGCCACCGCCCCGAACAGGTTTCGGAGAGCGATCCGCGCGTCTTCGATCCGGGCGTTCGCGCCCGCGAGGCCGAGCAGCGATCCGACGCCGTCGGCCACCTCGCCGGCGATGTCCGCGTCGACCAGTGCGCCGAGCTTCGCGCGCACGTCGTCGGGCGAGTCGCGCTCGTCGACCTGGGCGAGCGACTTCACCGCTTCCGCGAGCGCCCAGTACGTCACACCCTCCCCGTAGGAGAGACACCGGCCGGCGCAAAGGGCGGCGGCGCCCGGGTCGACCCCACCGAGGAACTCCGCAACGAGGCGCGATTTGCCGACCCCCGCGGCGCCGAGCACGGTCACGACCTGGCACGACCGCGCCTCGGTCGCCCGGTCGAACGCGTCCTGGAGCGTCCCCAGCTCGCGTACGCGGCCGACCAGGGCGGTCGCCGCCGGCCGCAGCCGGCGGGCCGGGTCGTCGTCGACCGCGACCAGCCGGAACGCGGCGACGGGATCGGCCTTCCCGCGCAGGTCGAGCGGCTCGACCTCCTCGGCGATGACGGATTCGTGGACCAGCCGGTGCGTGCGCGCGCCGATCAGGATCTCGCCCACCGGCGCTGCCTGCTGGAGCCGCGCGGCCGTGTTCATCGTGTCGCCGGTGGCGATGGTGCGGGCCGCCGGGGACGCGCCGACGACCACCTCGCCCGTGGCGACGCCGATGCGGACCCCGAGCCGCACGCCGAGCCGTGCGTGCAGATCCTCGCCGAGCACGCGCACGGCCTCGCGGGCCTCGACCGCGGCGCGGACGCCGCGCAGGGCGTCGTCCTCGTGCGCCGCCGGCACCCCGAAGAGCGCGACGACCGCGTCGCCGATGAACTTCTCGACGTGGCCGCCGTGGCGCTCGAGGGCGGCGGACACTGCGCCGAAGTAGCGGTTCATCACCTCCCGCACGGCCTCCGCGTCGAGCTGCTCGCCGAGCTGCGTCGACCCGGCCACGTCCGCGAAGAACACGGTCACCACCCGCCGGGAGGCGGCCGGCTCGTCCCCGCGCTGCACCGGCGCCGCGCAGGCGGGGCAGAACCGGGCGCGCGCGGGCAGTGGCTCGCCGCACCTCGTGCACGTCGCGTCCACGCGAGCAGCATGGCCGCGCCCGCGACCCGGTGTCAAGAACAGCCGGTCGCGACCGGGGCGCCCGCATCGTGGTGCGCATCTTCGGCCCGACCTTGGGGGTTGCGGGCGAACGCCGATCAGATCACGCGTGCCATCGCGGACGTCGACGGCGTGATCGACGCGCATCCGGACTTCTCCGAGGACCTCCCGCACGTCGACGTGCGGCTCGGCCAGGCCGCCGCCCGGGTGGCGGCCGGCGGTCGCCGGCCGGGCTAGTGTCCGCCCGCGATGCCGCAGACGACGATCACCCTCGGCGACACCGAGGTCAAGCGCCTCGGGATGGGCTCGAACCGCCTCGAGCACACGCCGCAGAACATCGAGTTCGTGCGCGCCGCGGTGGGGGCCGGCATGACCCACATCGACACCGCCTACCTGTACACATCGGGCGAGAGCGAGCAGACCGTCGGTTCGGCGCTCGACCTGCCCCGCGACGGGCTCGTGGTCGCCACGAAGGGCGGCTACCGCGAGGGCGAGGGCAAGCCCGACGTCCTGCGCGCACAGATCGACGAGAGCCTGCGCCGCCTGCAGACGGAGGTCATCGACCTCTACTACCTGCACCGCGTCCATCCGGACACGCCGCTCGAAGATTCGATGGCCGTGATCGCCGAGGCCCGTGACGCAGGGAAGATCCGCCACGTGGGCATCTCCGAGGTCGACGTCAGCCAGATCGAGCGCGCCCGGGCGGTCGTCCCGATCGCCGCCGTCCAGAACCTCTACAACCTGGCCGAGCGCGACCACGACGACGTCATCGACCACTGCGCCGAGCAGGGCATCGTCTTCGTCCCGTACTTCCCGCTCCGCGGCAAGGATGCGCCGGCGGTCGCCGAGATCGCCCGGCGCCGCGGCAAGACCGCGAGCCAGATCGCCCTCGCCTGGCTGCTGCATCGCTCTCCGGCGGTGCTGCCGATCCCCGGCACGCTCTCGCTCGACCACCTGCGCGACAACCTGGCGACGCTCGAGATCGAGCTCGAGCAGGCCGAGCTCGACGCGCTCGGCTCGATCTGAGCCTCGCCGTCTAGACCTGCTCCAGGCCGCCGCTCATCCGGGCGGCGTCGATGCCCGCGGTGAGGTCGTCGTGCACCGCGAGGGCGTCGGCCAGGCGCACCAGGTCGGCCAGGCGCCGGGCGGCCGACCCCGGCGGCGCGACCACGGACACCGCCGACCCGTCGTCGGCGCCCTCGAGCAGCGCCCCGATGATCGTGCTGTCCACGAACCCGGCCCCGGACAGGTCGACCACGATCGGCCCACCCGCGGCGCGGACGTGCCCGAGCTGCTCGCGCAGGCTCGGCTGGGTGGCGATGTCGTGCTCGCCATGGAGCGAGAGCAGCCACACCCCGGCGCGGCTCTCGACGTCGATACGGCTGTCCGGGAGATCCGGCACGCCCGGTTCGCTCATGGGGACCATCCTTGTTCCGTCCCCATCGCGAACTGCGCGTGCTGCGCCGGCCAAGGAACCAGGTTGGTGACGAGGACCTGGGCGGGCCGGCGACCGGGGCAGCCTAGCAGCGTGAGCCCGTTCACATCGCCCCTGGGAAAGGGGTACGCTGGGCGCACATGAGCGACGCCGCGATCGCCTGCAGGTTCCCCGGCTGCGAGCGGGAGGCCGTGGTGCCGGTGCTGCCGACCGGCGAGGAGGGGCTCGCCCTCTGCCCGGAACATCGCGAGCTGCTCCTCGACGATCCCGAGGAGTTCCGCCGGCTGTGGGGCGCGCTCGACCCGCGCCCGCGCGACCAGCGTCCGCCCTACCTGCAGGACCCGGCCGCCGGCTGATCCCCGCCGCGGTTTCGCGGAGCGCCTTCCCGGGAGCGCCGGGGGCCTGGTGAGGGGTGGGGCACAGCTCGCGGGGAGCGACCTGCACATACGGCTGGCGGCCGTCCCCGAAAGCGTCCCGGACGCGCCTGCGCGTGCGCCGCTGGTGCGATCCGCCGCATGTTCCCCGGGTTCACGCTCGCCCAGACGGAGCCCGGAACGCGCGTCACCATCCGCGCGCCGGCCGCCTGAATCGCATCCGGAGCGGTGAAGATTGACGGTTTCTGCGATGATGCCGCCGTGGAGCACGAGCGGGAGCAGGAGCGCGAGCTGCGGCGCTGGGCCGTCGGGCTCGCGGGCGCCCGGGAGGCCGATCGCCGGGCGACAGGCAAGGCCATCCTGATGCTGCTCGAGCGGATCGACTCGTTGCGGGCCGAGCTCGAGCGGCGGCCGGTCGATGTGGCCGTCCCCGAGGCGGACCTCGAGCCGGTCGCCGAGCCCGAGCCGGAGCCTGCTTCAGGGACCGATCCCGACGAGGACACGATGGTCGTCGGCCTGCGCGAGCGCCTGCGGGCGGTCACTCACAGAAGCCACGACTGAGCTGGTGGCTCCGAGCGACCCACGCGCCGCCCGGAGCCCAGTCGCGCCGAGTCGCTTGCGTGGCAATCCTGTGCCCGGCTGCGCACATCGAGCGAGCCCCCTCCGGCGGGCAACCGCGGCTCCCTCGACGAAGGCCGGATTCCCACCGGCGTCCGGTTTCTAACGGCGGCGAGAATTCCGTCCGTGCGCCCTGACCGGACGATCGTGTGCCTGGCCGGCGTCGGCGGCTCCGCGTCCGAGTGGGACGCGGCCGCGCCGCTGCTCGCCCGGCTCGGCCCGGTGGCGATGACGCCGCCGGCGGCGGGGCGGATGGTGCTCATCGGCCACTCGCAAGGGGGCATCCGCGCGCTTCGGATCGCCGCCCGCGAGCCGGCCCGGGTCGACGCGCTCGTGCTCACGAGCAGCTTCTTCCCGCCGGCGCGGGCGGGACGCCCGCTCGCGGTGGCGACGCTCGACTTCGCCCGCCACCGGGCGCTCTACGCTCGCGCGGTCGTCGCCCGGCGGCGGCCGCCGAGCCCCACCCGCCGGGGCGCCGCGCAGCTGCGCACGATGCTGCCGCTCGCCCTCCGGGCCGACCGGTATCACGCCCTGGCCGGCGCCGTTGCCTGCCCGGTGCTCGCCGTCCACGGCGACGCCGACCACCTCGTTCCGGCGGCGTTCGCGCGGGCGGCCTGCGCCCGCCATCCGGCCTGGACCTACCGCGAGCTGGCCGGGGCCGGCCACCATCCCCACCGCGACCGGGCGCAGGAGTGGGCGGCGCTCGTCTGCGAGTGGCTCGATCCCATCTCCGCGACGGCGGACGGCCGGTAGGGTTGGCGCCATGACCGACTCGCACCGCTTCCAGCCCAACCGCCCCGACGAGACCAGCTACGCCGGCGTCGGCGTCACCTTCGGCCGCGTCCCGCTCGCGCTCGACCCGGCCGGTCTGGCCGGGGCGGACGTCGCGATCCTGGGCGCGCCGTTCGACGAGGGCGTGTCGTACCGGCCGGGGACGCGGTTCGGCCCGCGGGCGATCAGGATGGCCGAGGACGTCGCGTTCCCGATCGACCGCCCGCACATGGAGCTGGGGGTCGACCCGTACGCCGAGCTCGACGTCGTCGACTACGGCGACGTCGAGGTGCGCTCGTCGAACCTCGAGTGGTCGCACACGCTCCTGCAGAAGGGTGTCTCCGAGATCCTGGCCGCCGATGCGATCCCGGTGGTGCTCGGCGGCGACCACTCGCTGTCGATGCCGGTCCTCGCCGCCCTGGCCGGGCGCTTCGGGCCGGAGGGCTTCTCGGTCATCCACTTCGACACGCACGCCGACACGGGCGACTACGAGGGCGAGGCGCCGCACGGCACGCCGTTCCACCACGCCGTCCGCGACGGCCACCTGGACGGCCGAAACATCGTCCAGGTCGGGCTGCGCGGCGCGTGGCCGTTCCCCGAGGACTTCGAGTGGATGCGAAGCGTCGGCTTCCGCTGGCACACGATGGGCGAGGTCGTCGAGCGCGGCATCGCCGCCGTCACGAAGGATGCGATCGCCCACGCCCAGTCGCGGGCGCCGCGCACCTACCTCACGGTCGACATCGACGTGCTCGACCCGGCCTTCGCGCCGGGCACCGGCACGGCCGAGCCGGGCGGCCTCATGACCCGCGAGCTGCTCTGGGCGGTGCGGACGGTGTCCTCACAGATCGACCTGTGCGCGATGGACATGGTCGAGGTGTCGCCGCCCTACGACCCCACGGGGATCACCGCCATGGCCGGCCACCGCGTCGTGCTCGAGACGCTTTCGGGCATCGCGCTTCGCAAGAGCGGCCGCGAGGCCCGCCCCGAGCGGCCCTGACTCAGGTAGGGTGACCACATGGGTGGGTACGCCGAGACGTACCGGCGGTGGCAGCGCGATCCCGAGGCGTTCTGGCTCGGCCTCGCGACGGCCGTCGAATGGGAGCGCGAGCCGGGCATCGGGCTGGACGCGAGCGGCGCGCCGCTCTACCGGTGGTTCCCGGACGGCCGCCTCAACGTGTGCTTCAACATGCTCGACCGCCACGTCCGCGACGGGCGCGGCGAGCAGGCCGCGCTGATCTACGACAGCCCGGTCACCGGGCAGCGGCGCACCTACACCTACCGGGAGCTGACCGACGAGACCGCGCGGGTGGCGGGCGCGTTCGCGCGCCTCGGCGTCGGTCGCGGCGACCGGGTCGTGATCTACATGCCGATGGTGCCCGAGGCGGTCATGGCGATGCTGGCCTGCGCGCGGCTCGGCGCCGT
The sequence above is a segment of the Gaiellales bacterium genome. Coding sequences within it:
- a CDS encoding adenylate/guanylate cyclase domain-containing protein; its protein translation is MDATCTRCGEPLPARARFCPACAAPVQRGDEPAASRRVVTVFFADVAGSTQLGEQLDAEAVREVMNRYFGAVSAALERHGGHVEKFIGDAVVALFGVPAAHEDDALRGVRAAVEAREAVRVLGEDLHARLGVRLGVRIGVATGEVVVGASPAARTIATGDTMNTAARLQQAAPVGEILIGARTHRLVHESVIAEEVEPLDLRGKADPVAAFRLVAVDDDPARRLRPAATALVGRVRELGTLQDAFDRATEARSCQVVTVLGAAGVGKSRLVAEFLGGVDPGAAALCAGRCLSYGEGVTYWALAEAVKSLAQVDERDSPDDVRAKLGALVDADIAGEVADGVGSLLGLAGANARIEDARIALRNLFGAVAARRPLVVTFDDIHWAEPPLLDLIDDLAQWLPDAPVLVLCIARPELLDARPDWSGGKLNATTLLLEPLSETDGDALVRALLGSDVPEDVADRIVRAAEGNPLFVEELVGVLLDDGHLQRVDGGVEVAGAIDRVELPPTIQALLTARLDRLSSAERGVVERASIEGQVFHVGALTALGASRDELLPTVRTLARKQLFRADQAALPGQDAYRFRHILIREAAYERVAKEVRARWHEAFAGWLEALAGERVSEYEELLGHHLSEAARYRVEIGDVGAETRALARRSATLYRRVADRTAAQGDFAQAAGLLRRVAGLLPADDPGRSIAIADCAGWMLNAGYIDAAVAMSAASRAAAGGSGDRPAQLVCESLGRMIELSTGTEIGVGEEQAALDDARAGAEESERAGRLGEAARLWYITSIWEGNTLLRCATARAAAGRTLDLGRRAASPWLEAFGAVAGVMFLLRGRGRIPDLLREGEGTASGFGRTIRADYLADAAVLLAQRGETDAAVATVADLVAIAQELGFKAYISEWIKGAALLDAGRPDAAIEPLAGAATSAGEIGDVGSASSVIGQLARALALAGHVDEAARRSAEARALTSPSDRWSALLWRGAAARVYAAQGRPAEARTLADEIVAILADIDYPGIEFHARLDAAAGYEAAGERHAAKALLRRALADSKEREAAGFARQAEAALERVEAEASA
- a CDS encoding aldo/keto reductase produces the protein MPQTTITLGDTEVKRLGMGSNRLEHTPQNIEFVRAAVGAGMTHIDTAYLYTSGESEQTVGSALDLPRDGLVVATKGGYREGEGKPDVLRAQIDESLRRLQTEVIDLYYLHRVHPDTPLEDSMAVIAEARDAGKIRHVGISEVDVSQIERARAVVPIAAVQNLYNLAERDHDDVIDHCAEQGIVFVPYFPLRGKDAPAVAEIARRRGKTASQIALAWLLHRSPAVLPIPGTLSLDHLRDNLATLEIELEQAELDALGSI
- a CDS encoding STAS domain-containing protein, translating into MSEPGVPDLPDSRIDVESRAGVWLLSLHGEHDIATQPSLREQLGHVRAAGGPIVVDLSGAGFVDSTIIGALLEGADDGSAVSVVAPPGSAARRLADLVRLADALAVHDDLTAGIDAARMSGGLEQV
- a CDS encoding alpha/beta fold hydrolase; this translates as MPTGVRFLTAARIPSVRPDRTIVCLAGVGGSASEWDAAAPLLARLGPVAMTPPAAGRMVLIGHSQGGIRALRIAAREPARVDALVLTSSFFPPARAGRPLAVATLDFARHRALYARAVVARRRPPSPTRRGAAQLRTMLPLALRADRYHALAGAVACPVLAVHGDADHLVPAAFARAACARHPAWTYRELAGAGHHPHRDRAQEWAALVCEWLDPISATADGR
- a CDS encoding arginase family protein — protein: MTDSHRFQPNRPDETSYAGVGVTFGRVPLALDPAGLAGADVAILGAPFDEGVSYRPGTRFGPRAIRMAEDVAFPIDRPHMELGVDPYAELDVVDYGDVEVRSSNLEWSHTLLQKGVSEILAADAIPVVLGGDHSLSMPVLAALAGRFGPEGFSVIHFDTHADTGDYEGEAPHGTPFHHAVRDGHLDGRNIVQVGLRGAWPFPEDFEWMRSVGFRWHTMGEVVERGIAAVTKDAIAHAQSRAPRTYLTVDIDVLDPAFAPGTGTAEPGGLMTRELLWAVRTVSSQIDLCAMDMVEVSPPYDPTGITAMAGHRVVLETLSGIALRKSGREARPERP